One Paenibacillus sp. SYP-B4298 genomic window, TGACATCTGCCTCGCCGCGCTGAATCATCTTGTAGGAATCCCCAATGGAATGGGTGCCTGTCGCGCAAGCGGTTACCGCTGTGCTGTTCGGCCCCTTCGCTCCCGTCAGAATCGACACTTGACCGGAGGCCATGTTGGCGATCATCATCGGGATAAAAAACGGGCTGACCCGCTTGGGTCCCTTCTCCAGCAAGATATTATGCTGATCCTCCCAGGTGCCTAGTCCACCAATACCGGAGCCGATCATAATGCCGACTCGCTCAGGGTCCACTCCATCGCCAATTTTCAATGCTGCGTTTTCGATCGCCTTGAGACTCGCCACAGCAGCGAACTGGACAAAACGATCCATGCGCCGCGCTTCCTTCTTGTCGATGCCGAATTGTTCTGGCTCGAAATTTTTGATCTCGGCGGCAATACGCGTCGGATAAGCGGATACATCAAACGCTTCAATCTCCGAAATGCCCGACTTTCCTTCCAGCAGGTTTCCCCAGAATACATCCAAGTCATGACCGAGCGAGGTCATGACCCCCATGCCGGTAACTACAACTCTTTGCTTCATACCAATCACCTCTAAGGACAGCAAAATGGTGTACATTATGCCAGCATTTTAAATGAGCATCCTTGCATCCTTCCCTAAGCAGCAAGCAGCAATGGTTGGAGCGACTATCATCCCTTCGTCTCCAGATTGCTATGGCCAGCTAGTTAGAATCGTATGATGCAATTATGCCCTATTCGCACAGTCAGCCAAACCTTCCATGTGCAGGCGCCGCCGACTGCGATCAAAGCTCAATTAACGTTCACCTTGATAGCCAAGGCTGTATACTTAACCCTCCAGCGGCTTGCTGGCGGTTGCTATGACTTGCATGAATGGAGAGAAGTCCCGTTAGAACAACGGGACTTTGTAAAACCTTACGTATGAGATTGTATGTAATTGACTACTTCTCCCACAGTGGTGATTTTCTCTGCATCCTCATCAGAGATCTCCAAGTCGAACTCGTCTTCAAGTTCCATGACCAATTCCACGACATCGAGAGAATCAGCGCCAAGATCATCCTTGAAAGATGCTTCCAGCGTTACTTCAGCTTCGTCAACGCCAAGGCGGTCAACGACGATGCGTTTTACACGTTCCACTACGTCTGACATCTATGTTCACCTCCTTTTGGTATTATACGAGAATCGTGGACAAAATGCCATAGTTCCTATCGGCCCTGCAAATATTAACTGCTCCACCGCCAGGCGCTCTCTTCATCGCAGTCGCCTGGAGACTGGCGCAGGTGCTTGCAGACCGTGGCCTAGCCCATATACATGC contains:
- the acpP gene encoding acyl carrier protein, producing the protein MSDVVERVKRIVVDRLGVDEAEVTLEASFKDDLGADSLDVVELVMELEDEFDLEISDEDAEKITTVGEVVNYIQSHT